The following nucleotide sequence is from Thermostaphylospora chromogena.
GCCATCGACGCCGCCGCGGTCAGGGTGGGGGTGCGCGGCTCGTCGGGCGACAGTTCGAAACTGCGCCACCGCAGCCGTACCCGTCCCGGTTCGGACATGTCCGCGAGCGCCGCTTCCAGGCGGCGCTTGCCGATGTAACTCCACGGACACAGCACATCGACGTAGACATCCGCCTCCACGACGGCGTTCACGGCTGCTCCTTCCATACGAGGACGCGCGGACGGGCGGACGCACCCCCGGTGTGTCCCACCCACCGACGAGACTGCAACCTCAACCGCGGTTGAGGTCAATACCGTCGGCCAACGGCCCTAGCGGCACCGTCCCCGACGCCGTCCGCTCCGTGGCCGCCGGTGGCCTCCCGGGCAGCGTCAAGGGACGAGGCGGGATGGGCGTCACTCGATGACGGTCGTGGTGAACGTCACCGGGTTGGCGGGGTCGACGTAGTTCTCGAACGGGTCCCACGATCCGCTGGTGGTGTGCTCGCGGAACCAGTAGAAGGCCGGGTCGTCGAAGCTCGACCCGCCGGGGGACGTGGTGACGGCGCCCGAACGACCGGCGCGCACCGTGACGACGAGGTCGGGGATGTCGAACTCCACTCCGCCGGGGAAGTAGCCGTCGGACCGGACGACCAGGTCCGCGCCGTTGCGCTCGACCCGGAACCGGGCGTCGCCGATGTTGACGCCGCCCTCCAGCCGGTATCCGACGACGGTGCCCTCGCCGGTGATCCGGTAGGCCACGCGCAGGTCGGTGAGCTGCTTGTTGAACGCGGCCACGGCCAGGATCGGAGCCGAGTCGAACCGTACGGTGAACTCCTCGCCGGGGCGGACCGAGGCGGGAGCCGTCACGGTGAAGTCGCGCGAGTAGTCCTCGATGGCGACCCATTCGCCGTCGATGCGGGTCCGGGAGATGTAAGGGACGTTCACCGCCGTACTCCCCCGTACACGCCGGTCGGCGGCGGTGCCGTTCCGCGCGGACACGGAGAACTCGCGCGTGGCGGGAGCCGTCGCGCGCATGCCGAGGATTCCCGCCACGACCAGAGCCGGGGAGAGGGGAGTCGCTGTCGCATGAATCGGTTCCTTTCTCACGCTCGGCGAAGGCGGAGGCGGTCATCGTGGGAAACGCCGTCGCCGTCGGACCGCCGCCCCGAGCCGCGCGTCCCGCTCAGGCGCGTCGCCGCGCTGGTGGAAACCCGGCCGTTCCCCAACCGCCGTCGAGGCCTTACGGCCGATGCCGACCCGCCCGCACGCCTCCACCGTGCCCAGGGATCGGCCGCCGGTGCTCCGGCGCCGGTTCCGGTCGCCGCTCGGGACCGCAAGCGGCCACCGGCACACCCACCATGATCAAACTATGTTGTGGCGAGCGCTACCGCGCGTCGTCCGCGAATCGGTTCTCACCTGTCGTCGGCAGCGCCGCGCTTCCGGCCCGGACGTTCCCCGCCCGATGACATGGAGGGAATCGCGGGCCAGGTACCGGCACCACCGTCACCGGTGACGGAGAGGGCCGCAGGCCGAAGGACCGGCCACGCCGTCACCGGCCGCGGAGGGGACCGCAGGCCGAAGAACCGGCTACGTCGCCGCGGCGGGAGATGCGGACGCCGCCGCGTCCGCGGGGTGCACGCCCCTGGTCACGCCGGGTTCTCCAGGCGGCGGGCGCGTTGCGTGAGGTAGCGGCGCTCGGGAGCGCTGGTGGTACGCCGGGCGGCCTCGCGGTAGGCGTGCACGGCGTCCTCGTGCTCGCCGAGCATCTCCAGCAGGTAGGCGCGGGTGGCGAGCAGCCGGTGGTGGCGCGCCATGCGCTTGTCGCTCTCCAGTTCCGCCAGCAGGTCGAGACCGGCGGCCGGGCCGTGGACCATGGCGACCGCCACGGCCCGGTTGAGGCTGATCATCGGGTTCGGCCCGTACCGCTCCAGAAGGTCGTACAGGGCGAGGATCTGCGGCCAGTCGGTGGCGTCGGTGTGCTCGGCCTCGTCGTGCACGGCGGCGATGGCCGCCTGAAGCTGGTAGGGGCCGACCTGCCCGCGGGGCAGGGTACGGCTGATCAGGTCCACGCCTTCGGCGATGAGCCGGCGGTCCCACAGGCTGCGGTCCTGCTCCGCCAGGGGCACCAGCTCACCGTGCGGGCCGGTGCGGGCCGGTCGGCGCGCGTCGGTCAGCAGCATCAGGGCGAGCAGCCCCGCGGTCTCGGCGTCCTCGGGCACCAGGTGGTGCAGCAGCCGGGTGAGCCGGATCGCCTCGGTGGACAGTTCCGGCGCGGTCAGTTCGGTGCCGCAGGTGGCGGTGTAGCCCTCGTTGAAGATCAGGTAGAGCACGTGCCGGACCGCGGCCAGCCGTTCGGCGTACTCCGGGCCCTGCGGCGGCGCCATGATGGCGCCGGCCGCCTTGATGGCCTGCTTGGCCCGGCTGATGCGCTGGGCCATCGTCGCCTCGGGGACCAGGAAGGCCGCGGCGATCTGCGCGGTGGTCAGGCCGCCGACGGCACGCAGGGTGAGCGCGATCTGGCTCGGCACGGACAGCGAGGGATGGCAGCACAGGAACAGCAGAGCCAGGGAGTCGTCCCGTTCCGAGACGGGCACGGCGTCGGCGGCATGGGCCACCAGCGCGGACGGCGGGGTGGCCAGTGCGACGGCGTCCTCACGGCGGCGGCGTGCCGTCTCACTGCGCACCAGGTCGACCAGCTTGCGGGAGGCGACGGTCACCAGCCAGCCTCGCGGGTTGTCCGGCACCCCCGCCTCCCGCCACTGCAGCGCCGCGGCCAGCAGCGCCTCCTGGACGGCGTCCTCACACGTGTCGAAGGCGCCGTAGCGGCGGACGAGCGTGGCGAGGACCTGCGGCGCCAGCTCGCGCAGCAGGTCCTCGAGCTCGTGGCGCGCACCGCTCACATGTCCGCCGCGGACTCGTGCAGCACCGGCCACAGCTCGATCGGGTCCGTGTCGGCGAGCGGCATCTCCGCCACGATCTGCTGCGCCCGCTCCAGGCTTTCGCAGTCCAGCAGGTAGAGGCTGCCGATGTACTCCTTGGTCTCCAGGTACGGCCCGTCGGTGACCACCGGGACCCCGTCCTTGCGGCGCACCAGCTGGGCGGCTTCGGCGTCGGCCAGGCCGTAGGCGCCCAGGAGCTCGCCGGTCTCCCGGTACTTGGCGTTGAACGCCGCCTGCTTGGCGACCACCTCCGACCACTCCTCGGGCGAGAAGGAGTCCCACTTGGCCTGGTTGCCGTAGATCATCGCGATGTACTTCATCTAGGGTGCCCTCCTATCTCGCGCGCCCCCGTGGCGCGCCGTCACCCTTCAGTCGGAGCGGGCGGCGGGTCTTCGACATCCGACGGCGACTTCCTTCGACTTTTCTCCCAAGCCGTCGCCGAGCAGCGGAAACGCTCAGATGGCGGGAGTGGTCGCCCATGTCATTGTCGCCGGTCGGGCCGTCCGCCCGGCACGGGCACGAGCGTCACCGGTCAGCCCGCTGCTCCGTTCCGGCCGACCGGTCGGCACCGACCACGCCGTTCCTGCCTTCCACGACAACGGCACCATCGTGATGCTCAGCCGCCCCGGAGGACGGCTGCCACCGGACTGGAGTTCGCGGGCGTGCCGCTGCCCGTAGTTGTTGCGATGCTCAGCCGCCCCGGAGGACGGCTGCCACCGACCATGCCTGTGGATTCGGGGAGTGGCGCGTGACAGTTGCGATGCTCAGCCGCCCCGGAGGACGGCTGCCACTCGGCGAGCCTGGAGTGGACACGGATGACGGCGGAGAGTTGCGATGCTCAGCTGCCCCGGAGGACGGCTGCCACCCGCAGAACGGCTCGACATAGTGCTCGTGCGGGGGGAGTTGCGATGCTCAGCCGCCCCGGAGGACGGCTGCCACCTCCGAGCAGGTCACTTGCTTCACCCGCCGGGTGATGTTGCGATGCTCAGCCGCCCCGGAGGACGGCTGCCACTTGGCCAGGCTCAACATGTCCTCGGACACGGAGTCGCCGTTGCGATGCTCAGCCGCCCCGGAGGACGGCTGCCACCTGTGACTGCATCTAAGGAGCACGCATGCTTTCGGCGTTGCGATGCTCAGCCGCCCCGGAGGACGGCTGCCACCGGGTCGGCAGTGCTCATCACCATCACCGGCTCAGAGTTGCGATGCTCAGCCGCCCCGGAGGACGGCTGCCACTGAGCAGGTCGCGGGCGCGTTGCGTGACGCAACCTGCGTTGCGATGCTCAGCCGCCCCGGAGGACGGCTGCCACCGGCTTCGACTCGACCAAGCGCACCTACTGACAAGGAGTTGCGATGCTCAGCCGCCCCGGAGGACGGCTGCCACTTGACGGAACACGCCTCAGGTCGGGTGGGCAATGTTGCGATGCTCAGCCGCCCCGGAGGACGGCTGCCACTCCACGGATACGATGACGTGTCCCTCGTCTGCGACGGTTGCGATGCTCAGCCGCCCCGGAGGACGGCTGCCACCGCACACGTAGTCCGAGCACAAGCCCGCGTCGTTGTTGCGATGCTCAGCCGCCCCGGAGGACGGCTGCCACAGCCTTTGAGCAGGCGTAATGCCTTCCCGATGCCGTTACCAGTACCGGTCAGATTTACTTATCAAGTTACATATGTGGCGATATCTCCTTAGGAACCCCTGGCGTGTCGCGTGAGCACTCCAGGTTCCGAAGCAGAGAAGATCATCACATGATGAGTGGATCATGATGGGGTACGGGCTTGGCGTTACCAATGCGGTATAGAGCCGTGAAGCCGTTTGCGGGGAGGCGATAGATACGTACCGAGTCTTCGCCTGGGTCGATGATGCGATTGGCACCGTCCAAGAGCGTAAGGAGTTCGGCATCGGTGCAAGTGATCTCAAACACCGACTTCTGTACACGGTGTCCGTAACCCTCGCACAGCTTGGCCATCTGCCTGAGGCGACGCCGTCCTTCCGGATCGATGGTGCTGACATCGTAGGTGAGCAAGAGCTGCATTAGGCGACCGTCCATGGAACATAGGTGGGCAGTTCACCACGTAGATGTCGGGCCAGCAGACGCGCTTGTACTACGGGCAGTAGGGATGCAGGTACTTTGCGACCTAGAAGTTTGTGCAGCCATTCCTTGTTCTTCCAGCCCTGCCACTCGGTGAGAAGGAGGTGCCGACCCTCCTGGGTGAGTTGAACCGCCCCGCCTGGGAGGGTCTCGAAGTGCTCGGCGCGCAACTGCTTGCGGTTAAGCAGGTTGAGAGCGAGCCGATCAGCATAGATGGGACGGAATTCCTCCATTAGGTCCAAAGCGAGGGCGGGTTTGCCGGGACGCAGGCCATGAAGGAAACCGAGATATGGGTCTAAGCCCACCTGTTCGGCGGCACCGTGGACGAGGGTTCGGGTCAGGCTGTAGAGGAACGACAGCAGGGCGTTGACAGGGTCGGTCGGCGGACGGCGATTACGGTTGGTGAATGCAGGGATATCCGGGTCTGCGCGCAACATCAGGGCCAGGCCTTGAAAGTACAGCTGAGCGGCATGCCCCTCCCAACCCAGGAGTTCTTCCAGATCTGCCGTGTCCGGTATGCGTTCGAGAAGACCTTCCAGGTCTTCGACGAGGGCCCGGAGAGCGGTCTGTGTGTCCGTGGTGGCGTCGCGCGCCGCACGCAGTAGAACTTGGCGGCAGTTCTGGAGTTTGCCGGCGACACATGCGCGTGCGATCGACAAGCGAATCTTCGGGTCGGCATGCGCTAGATGCTGCGCGTGGCGGAGCAGGACATTGCCACGCGTGGGACCGTCCACGCGGCCGAGAAAGCGCCCGGACAAGCTCATCCAGACCACTGGGCGGCCGTCGTCCGCGCAGCGAGTGAGGAGTTCTCCGGAAACTGTTACGTGGCCGTAGACGACGATCCCATCTAAGCGGCGTAAGGGCAGGGTGCGTTTGGGGGCTTCAGGAATGACGACCTTAAGGCTGTCATGGTCCAGATGAAGACTGGCCCCCTGGGTTTGGACGTACAGGGTATTGAGAAGCTCAGTCATCCCAGTCCGCTTCTGGCTGAGGGTGGAACAGGGAGGAAGCCGCCTGGGCGAAGGCCTTGGTACGCGCCATCAGGCGAGGCATACACATGTCGCGCATCGAACATCGTCGGCAGCGCTGATCAGCGGGTGCCGCAGGCAGGAGCATCTCGGCAAGGGTCTTTCTGACAGCATCCGCCAGCTCTACAACACGCCGACGCAGGGCGTCATCGATAGTCACCGCATGTCGATGCCGATCGGCACCGGAGTAGACGATCCCGGTGGGGACCGGCCTGCCGAACATCGCCTCCAGGCACATTGCCTGGCCAGCTACCTGTACATCAGCCGGTCCCCCCGGAAGATAGCCGCCGGATTTGTGTTCCACGGGAACGATCCGGCCGTCACGATGCAGCTCGACGACATCACATACGCCGACCAGGCCAAGGTGGTCGTGCCAGACAGGCAGGGCGCGGAGTGTGCGGATAGCACCGCGCGTTTCGTTGCCCGGCTCATGCACACGCTGGTGCATGAGCGTGCCACGGACGGTGGCTGCATCGTCGACGTATCCGTCTTCCAGCAGGATCAAACCCGCTTGTCGCGGACAGTAGGCATGGTGCTCCAACGCCGACAGGGAAACCTGAACGCGCGAGTCACCACGGAAGGTGATCCGTGTTGGGGCGGGATTCATCCGACTAGACGGGTGAGGGTGACTCCGTCGGGCAGGTCGTTGTCAATGGAGACGACGTAGTCGTTGAAGGAACGTGGAGCGAGTACGTCAGGTTTCAGCTCAACTTGGATGCGTTCGAAGAGCTGGTGGACGGGCGCACGCCCGAAGGCATCGTCGTGACTGAAAACGTATAGTCCCCTCAGGGCCATCTCCCCGCGGCTAGAGGCACGGTCGTGGTCGAACATCAGCGTTAACGCTCGCCAGAAGACCTCCAGATCCTGACTTTGCACGCCGGTACGGCGTGCCAGCGGGGCGCTGAAGTGGCCGTATCCCAGATAGAGCCCGTAGGGGACGAGGTGCTTGCTCCCCATCTCCGTAGACTCACCCTTGTCGATGTCCTCCTGGCGCGTCTGTGTCATGCGGGTGATGCCGTGCTCCTGTGGCAGCACCGGGCTGATGGATCGGGAGAAGGTCAGCTGCAACGGCCCCTGTACGCGTCCGCAGGGCTTGTTGCCGGTGGTCATCACCGCGCCGAACATGCGGACGTCGAAGAAGGTCTGGCACATCCACTGCTGGGCTTCGGCCTCGGACTTACGTCGCTGCTTGGGGTCGAGGTCGAGAGCGGCGTAGGCGCGCTCGTGCTGAGCGTTGAGGGCGACACCGCTTTCGACGTAGATGTCGTAACCGGCCACGCCTTCCTGCATGAGCGCAACCATGTTGCGGATCTTGCGCTTGATGGCGACGTCGGTGACCAGCCCTTGTCCGGTCTCGGGGTCGGTGCGGGGCATACCGCCGGCGTCGGGGTCGCCGTTGGGGTTGCCGTCACGCACGTCGAAGAGGAACGCGAAGTCGTGCTTGCGTGCGGGGTCAAGGTGAATGGTCATCTATCGGTCCTTTCGAGTGAGGGGATCAGGCGGACTCGGTGATGGTGGCCGCCTTGTTTGCGGCCTTGGTGGCGGCAGCCGCGCGGGCTGCGGCTCGATCGGCGGCGCGCTGCTGGTGGTAGCCCAGGACGAACATGCCTTGGCCTGGCAGGTCGAGAACCGGGGGAATACCCCCCTCATCGGGGGAGAAGTTCGCCAGAACCTCTTCCAGTCGCTGGTCTAGGGCGAAGGCGGCGCCGCGGTTGGTACGGCGCAGTCGGCGCAGATGCCCGGTGGCGTTCTTACGGAGCATCGTCAGCACTGGGAGTGGTCTGGTCATAGCAGCGCCGAAGAACTTGTCGGCGATAGTGGTGTTGATATCGACCAGGGCGGTGCGCTGGATGTCCTCCAATACGGCGAATAGCCGTCCGCTGACGTAGCCGGGATGCCGATTCTCGGGGTTGAGATTGTCCAACAAGATCTCCTTAAAGGCTGGGAAGGCGCGAACGAGGATGATCCGCAGCAGCGCGGTACGCGGCAGATCGACATGGCCGTCGGCACGGATGCGCTGGATCACACGTGGCAGCAGGTGATGAGGCAGAGCAGTGCGATGCAGCGCCGCCGCTATCAATTGACGCTGGGCGTCTTTGGGGGCACTGCCCTTGACGTATGCCTGGCCGTCGTGACGCCCCAGGCTGGAGGCCATACGCCAGGCCGGCACCTGATGGATGCCGTCGGCCCATGGGTCGGCCATGGCGTGATCGGCGAACCAGCTCGCGATGTTCTCACAGACCTTCTCCAAGGGAAGATCGATCCAGTCGCGAATCACCACCCGGCTCTGGTTGGCCGACAGGGTGATGGCGTAGAACTGGTTGTGTCGA
It contains:
- the cas4 gene encoding CRISPR-associated protein Cas4, producing the protein MNPAPTRITFRGDSRVQVSLSALEHHAYCPRQAGLILLEDGYVDDAATVRGTLMHQRVHEPGNETRGAIRTLRALPVWHDHLGLVGVCDVVELHRDGRIVPVEHKSGGYLPGGPADVQVAGQAMCLEAMFGRPVPTGIVYSGADRHRHAVTIDDALRRRVVELADAVRKTLAEMLLPAAPADQRCRRCSMRDMCMPRLMARTKAFAQAASSLFHPQPEADWDD
- a CDS encoding YciI family protein; amino-acid sequence: MKYIAMIYGNQAKWDSFSPEEWSEVVAKQAAFNAKYRETGELLGAYGLADAEAAQLVRRKDGVPVVTDGPYLETKEYIGSLYLLDCESLERAQQIVAEMPLADTDPIELWPVLHESAADM
- the cas1c gene encoding type I-C CRISPR-associated endonuclease Cas1c, which produces MTELLNTLYVQTQGASLHLDHDSLKVVIPEAPKRTLPLRRLDGIVVYGHVTVSGELLTRCADDGRPVVWMSLSGRFLGRVDGPTRGNVLLRHAQHLAHADPKIRLSIARACVAGKLQNCRQVLLRAARDATTDTQTALRALVEDLEGLLERIPDTADLEELLGWEGHAAQLYFQGLALMLRADPDIPAFTNRNRRPPTDPVNALLSFLYSLTRTLVHGAAEQVGLDPYLGFLHGLRPGKPALALDLMEEFRPIYADRLALNLLNRKQLRAEHFETLPGGAVQLTQEGRHLLLTEWQGWKNKEWLHKLLGRKVPASLLPVVQARLLARHLRGELPTYVPWTVA
- the cas7c gene encoding type I-C CRISPR-associated protein Cas7/Csd2, which codes for MTIHLDPARKHDFAFLFDVRDGNPNGDPDAGGMPRTDPETGQGLVTDVAIKRKIRNMVALMQEGVAGYDIYVESGVALNAQHERAYAALDLDPKQRRKSEAEAQQWMCQTFFDVRMFGAVMTTGNKPCGRVQGPLQLTFSRSISPVLPQEHGITRMTQTRQEDIDKGESTEMGSKHLVPYGLYLGYGHFSAPLARRTGVQSQDLEVFWRALTLMFDHDRASSRGEMALRGLYVFSHDDAFGRAPVHQLFERIQVELKPDVLAPRSFNDYVVSIDNDLPDGVTLTRLVG
- a CDS encoding RNA polymerase sigma factor; the protein is MSGARHELEDLLRELAPQVLATLVRRYGAFDTCEDAVQEALLAAALQWREAGVPDNPRGWLVTVASRKLVDLVRSETARRRREDAVALATPPSALVAHAADAVPVSERDDSLALLFLCCHPSLSVPSQIALTLRAVGGLTTAQIAAAFLVPEATMAQRISRAKQAIKAAGAIMAPPQGPEYAERLAAVRHVLYLIFNEGYTATCGTELTAPELSTEAIRLTRLLHHLVPEDAETAGLLALMLLTDARRPARTGPHGELVPLAEQDRSLWDRRLIAEGVDLISRTLPRGQVGPYQLQAAIAAVHDEAEHTDATDWPQILALYDLLERYGPNPMISLNRAVAVAMVHGPAAGLDLLAELESDKRMARHHRLLATRAYLLEMLGEHEDAVHAYREAARRTTSAPERRYLTQRARRLENPA
- the cas2 gene encoding CRISPR-associated endonuclease Cas2 yields the protein MQLLLTYDVSTIDPEGRRRLRQMAKLCEGYGHRVQKSVFEITCTDAELLTLLDGANRIIDPGEDSVRIYRLPANGFTALYRIGNAKPVPHHDPLIM